A genome region from Halorussus pelagicus includes the following:
- a CDS encoding DUF7504 family protein: protein MTSELRFRGSGANPNFSQWLTDRKERGSNILLTGEVPDAVSARISRFLFGGDEPRRFRVLGLTDQSIRNAATRLPSDTSYNDPETWVIDQRRGERSVPASAERFARDSEPLETDDARQLCEEIQTAIRFYDERADGLAPAELRVGVDSLFPLLQEDRETTERVLRSLAAAVRGVHGMAHYHLRVPDDDPLVADLMDLFDARVELRKRPRRNPEQRWHAPDIDAVTPWMEL from the coding sequence ATGACCTCTGAACTCCGCTTTCGCGGGAGTGGCGCGAACCCCAACTTCTCGCAATGGCTCACCGACCGGAAGGAGAGGGGCAGTAACATCCTTCTCACCGGCGAGGTACCTGACGCGGTGTCGGCGCGCATCTCGCGGTTCCTCTTTGGCGGCGACGAACCGCGCCGGTTTCGCGTCCTCGGACTAACTGACCAGTCGATTCGCAACGCCGCGACCCGACTTCCGAGCGACACCTCCTACAACGACCCCGAGACGTGGGTCATCGACCAGCGCCGCGGCGAGCGGTCAGTCCCCGCGAGCGCGGAGAGGTTCGCCCGCGATTCCGAGCCGCTGGAGACCGACGACGCTCGCCAGCTCTGCGAGGAGATTCAGACCGCGATTCGCTTCTACGACGAGCGCGCCGACGGACTCGCCCCCGCGGAACTCCGCGTCGGCGTCGATTCGCTGTTCCCCCTGCTACAGGAGGACCGCGAGACGACCGAGCGCGTCCTGCGGTCGCTCGCCGCGGCGGTCCGGGGCGTCCACGGCATGGCACACTACCACCTCCGGGTTCCCGACGACGACCCGCTCGTCGCGGACCTCATGGACCTCTTCGACGCGCGCGTCGAACTCCGGAAGCGACCGCGACGCAACCCCGAACAGCGGTGGCACGCTCCCGACATCGACGCCGTGACGCCGTGGATGGAACTGTGA
- a CDS encoding twin-arginine translocation signal domain-containing protein has product MSDASTRRSFLKKSAATTTVLAGGLLGTAGSASASTDFVVEGYNNTSEEGHYSFKVFGDFDSINGDTDGLYDYIPVEDGGIINVNNVPPTGDDEYWTIEGGNKVEILEETNMSMEVV; this is encoded by the coding sequence ATGTCGGATGCAAGTACCCGACGTTCGTTCCTGAAGAAGAGCGCTGCAACCACGACGGTCCTCGCTGGCGGACTGCTCGGCACGGCCGGTTCGGCGTCAGCGTCCACGGATTTCGTGGTCGAGGGGTACAACAATACCAGCGAAGAGGGGCATTACTCGTTCAAAGTCTTCGGTGACTTCGACAGCATCAACGGAGACACCGACGGCCTTTATGACTACATCCCAGTGGAGGATGGCGGAATCATAAACGTCAACAACGTTCCTCCGACGGGAGACGACGAGTACTGGACCATCGAGGGCGGGAACAAGGTAGAGATTCTCGAAGAGACCAACATGAGCATGGAAGTCGTCTAA
- the gcvPA gene encoding aminomethyl-transferring glycine dehydrogenase subunit GcvPA yields MSGRHESGERGSPYAPHTDDETAAMLDAVGADDVTELFEIPESVAFDGEFDIEERSEREAERHVRGLLSRNDDLTEFLGRGHYDHYVPSLVDHLSLRSEFLTSYTQYQPEVTQGFLQALFEYQSMLVELTGLNIVNASMYDHATALAEAALLAARVRSTDGDRVLVPDYLLESRRDVLENYTDGAGLAVETFATDDGNVDIDALAEAIDAETVMVYAENPTTRGTVEENLDAIGDLADDHDALFCLGSDPVALSVLQEPERVGADVVVGDAATLGLPTAYGMGLGLFACRDDFVRQVPGRLVGASEDAANNRTYTLTLQTREQHIRRERATSNICTNQAWVALRTAIHAAYLGPDGLVDLANDCVRLADDLAERLDAVSGLRAPVHDRHHFREFVAHTDQAANAIAQDLEAEGFAVHAVGDHEVQVCITDANEHAADRLVAAFEEVA; encoded by the coding sequence ATGAGCGGACGACACGAGTCTGGGGAGCGGGGAAGCCCGTACGCGCCACACACCGACGACGAGACCGCCGCGATGCTCGACGCGGTCGGCGCGGACGACGTAACGGAACTGTTCGAGATCCCCGAGTCGGTCGCGTTCGACGGGGAGTTCGACATCGAAGAACGAAGCGAGCGGGAGGCCGAACGCCACGTCCGGGGTCTGCTCTCGCGCAACGACGACCTGACCGAGTTCCTCGGCCGGGGCCACTACGACCACTACGTGCCCTCGCTGGTGGACCACCTCTCGTTGCGCTCGGAGTTTTTGACCTCCTACACGCAGTACCAACCGGAGGTCACGCAGGGGTTCCTGCAGGCCCTCTTCGAGTACCAGTCGATGCTGGTCGAACTGACCGGTCTCAACATCGTCAACGCCTCGATGTACGACCACGCGACCGCGCTGGCGGAGGCCGCCCTGCTCGCGGCGCGCGTCCGGTCAACCGACGGCGACCGCGTGCTGGTGCCCGACTACCTGCTGGAGAGTCGCCGCGACGTGCTGGAGAACTACACCGACGGCGCGGGTCTCGCCGTCGAGACGTTCGCCACCGACGACGGGAACGTCGATATCGACGCGCTCGCCGAGGCAATCGACGCCGAGACCGTGATGGTCTACGCCGAGAATCCGACCACGCGCGGGACCGTCGAGGAGAACCTCGACGCCATCGGCGACCTTGCAGACGACCACGACGCGCTGTTCTGCCTCGGGTCGGACCCCGTGGCGCTCTCGGTGCTTCAGGAACCCGAGCGCGTCGGCGCGGACGTGGTGGTCGGCGACGCCGCGACGCTCGGTCTCCCCACCGCGTACGGCATGGGTCTGGGCCTGTTCGCCTGCCGCGACGACTTCGTCCGGCAGGTGCCCGGCCGACTCGTCGGCGCGAGCGAGGACGCCGCCAACAACCGCACCTACACGCTGACGCTTCAGACGCGCGAACAGCACATCCGCCGCGAGCGCGCCACGAGTAACATCTGCACGAATCAAGCGTGGGTCGCGCTCCGGACCGCCATCCACGCGGCGTATCTCGGACCCGACGGACTCGTGGACCTCGCCAACGACTGCGTGCGCCTCGCCGACGACCTCGCCGAGCGACTGGACGCCGTCAGCGGCCTGCGAGCGCCGGTTCACGACCGACATCACTTCCGGGAGTTCGTCGCTCACACTGACCAAGCCGCGAACGCAATCGCACAAGACCTCGAAGCGGAAGGGTTCGCGGTCCACGCCGTGGGCGACCACGAAGTGCAAGTCTGTATCACCGACGCGAACGAACACGCCGCGGACAGACTCGTTGCGGCCTTCGAGGAGGTGGCCTAA
- the gcvH gene encoding glycine cleavage system protein GcvH gives MSFEVPDDRKYLESHEWVESDADTARIGISDFAQDELGDVVFVELPDEGDELSADEEFGVVESIKAVSDLYSPVSGTVTAVNDALADQPELVNEDPFGEGWMLEVEVADESERDELLSAEEYRDQIE, from the coding sequence ATGAGCTTCGAAGTTCCCGACGACCGGAAGTATCTTGAATCGCACGAATGGGTAGAGAGCGACGCCGACACCGCGCGAATCGGCATTTCTGACTTCGCGCAGGACGAACTGGGCGACGTAGTATTCGTCGAGTTACCCGACGAGGGCGACGAACTCTCCGCGGACGAGGAGTTCGGCGTCGTCGAGTCCATCAAGGCCGTCTCGGACCTCTACTCGCCAGTTAGCGGCACCGTCACCGCGGTCAACGACGCGCTGGCCGACCAACCGGAACTCGTCAACGAGGACCCCTTCGGCGAGGGCTGGATGCTGGAAGTGGAGGTAGCCGATGAGAGCGAGCGTGACGAGCTATTGAGCGCCGAGGAGTACCGCGACCAAATCGAGTAA
- the gcvT gene encoding glycine cleavage system aminomethyltransferase GcvT produces the protein MTLRKPPLRDVHDAAGATFTEFGGWDMPVEFDSIKAEHRAVREGAGIFDVSHMGQIEVAGPDAEALMQRLTSNDVTDLGRGDSHYSMILDEEGTILDDTVVYRLPETDDAEYLFVPNAGHDEQMHRRWTAHRDEWDFDATVENVTDEYAMYAVQGPEAPSLVADATDDSLSDLSKFEGKYAAFAGADCWTARTGYTGESGFEIIVPVESAEAVWDLFDCQPCGLGARDTLRMEMGFLLSGQDFDAEDNPRNPYEAGVSWTVKLDTDFVGCDALERASEEGTDEEFVGIKLVDRGVPRHGYDVTDTDDHVIGEVTSGTMSPTLGDPIALGYVPADYADPGTVVRVVVRGQSKKAKIANTPFLSDQQ, from the coding sequence ATGACGCTTCGGAAGCCGCCGCTGCGCGACGTACACGACGCCGCGGGAGCGACGTTTACCGAGTTTGGCGGGTGGGACATGCCCGTCGAGTTCGACTCCATCAAGGCCGAACACCGCGCAGTCCGGGAGGGCGCGGGCATCTTCGACGTATCCCACATGGGTCAAATCGAAGTGGCCGGTCCCGACGCCGAGGCACTGATGCAACGGCTCACGTCCAACGACGTGACCGACCTCGGTCGCGGTGACTCGCACTACTCGATGATTCTCGACGAAGAGGGGACCATCCTCGACGACACGGTGGTCTACCGCCTCCCGGAGACCGACGACGCGGAGTACCTCTTCGTCCCCAACGCGGGCCATGACGAGCAGATGCACCGGCGGTGGACCGCCCACCGTGACGAGTGGGACTTCGACGCCACCGTCGAGAACGTCACCGACGAGTACGCGATGTACGCGGTGCAAGGACCGGAGGCCCCGAGCCTCGTCGCGGACGCGACCGACGACTCGCTTTCGGACCTCTCGAAGTTCGAGGGCAAGTATGCCGCGTTCGCCGGAGCCGACTGCTGGACCGCCCGCACGGGCTACACCGGCGAGAGCGGGTTCGAGATTATCGTTCCCGTCGAGTCGGCCGAAGCAGTCTGGGACCTGTTCGACTGCCAGCCCTGCGGACTCGGTGCCCGTGATACCCTCCGCATGGAGATGGGCTTTCTGCTCTCCGGGCAGGACTTCGACGCCGAGGACAACCCCCGGAATCCCTACGAGGCGGGCGTCAGTTGGACGGTCAAACTCGATACCGATTTCGTCGGCTGCGACGCGCTCGAACGCGCCAGCGAGGAGGGCACCGACGAGGAGTTCGTCGGCATCAAACTCGTGGACCGAGGCGTTCCGCGCCACGGCTACGACGTGACCGACACCGACGACCACGTCATCGGTGAGGTGACCAGCGGGACGATGAGTCCGACGCTTGGCGACCCCATCGCGCTGGGCTACGTTCCGGCCGACTACGCCGACCCCGGCACGGTCGTCCGCGTCGTCGTTCGCGGCCAGTCGAAAAAAGCAAAGATTGCGAACACGCCATTTCTGAGTGACCAACAATGA